In Solanum lycopersicum chromosome 5, SLM_r2.1, the following are encoded in one genomic region:
- the LOC101246722 gene encoding uncharacterized protein, translating into MVMKKLKNKLTLILINIASIMEMADETLLPRVYKEVGKDLNIDPAGLGSLSLYRSLVQCLCYPIAAFLAASHNRANVIALGAFLWSGATFLVAISSTFAEIAISRGLNGIGLAIVTPAILSLVADSAHESNRGTAFGWLALTGSSGAVVGGTMSVLIAEMSFMGIPGWRISFHLVGIVSVLVGLLVYFFAEDPRFLDRDVNAKDLPLAEPFQEQLRELLKEAKSVIKVPSFKIIVAQGVFGSFLGTSLSFTTMWLELVGFSHKTTALISSLFVVSLSCGAVFGGFVGDVLAKHLPNSGRIIVSQISTGSAVPLAAILLLLSPIDPSTALLHGLVLFILGFCASWTGPATNSPIFAEIVPERARTSIYALDRCFETLLASFAPLLVGTLAQRVFSYKPITEGSSTSGEIETDRQNAASLAKAMYTAIGIPMVICCSIYSFLYFTYPRDRDRVLLQQIHESRNLPYEEQQPLLEHDEHRLLSVNSL; encoded by the exons ATGGTGATGAAAAAGCTTAAGAACAAGTTGACacttatattgataaatattgcttCTATAATGGAAATGGCTGATGAAACTCTGTTACCTAGAGTTTATAAAGAAGTTGGCAAGGACTTGAACATTGATCCTGCTGGTCTTGGTTCACTTAGTCTTTACAGATCATTAGTTCAATGTCTTTGTTACCCCATTGCTGCATTCCTTGCTGCTAGTCATAATCGTGCTAATGTCATTGCTCTCGGGGCTTTTCTTTGGTCCGGTGCCACGTTCCTTGTTGCCATCTCCTCTACCTTTGCTGAG ATAGCAATTTCGAGAGGATTGAATGGAATAGGACTTGCGATTGTCACACCAGCAATCCTATCTCTAGTTGCTGATTCAGCTCATGAGAGTAATCGCGGTACAGCTTTTGGATGGTTAGCATTAACAGGAAGCTCTGGTGCAGTTGTTGGTGGGACTATGTCTGTGCTGATTGCGGAAATGTCATTTATGGGAATTCCGGGCTGGAGAATCTCCTTTCATTTGGTTGGTATTGTAAGTGTTCTTGTTGGTCTTTTAGTCTATTTCTTCGCGGAAGATCCCCGTTTTCTTGACAGAGATGTCAATGCAAAAGATCTACCTCTCGCGGAACCATTTCAAGAACAACTGAGAGAACTGTTGAAAGAAGCAAAATCGGTTATCAAAGTACCTTCCTTCAAGATAATTGTTGCACAAGGGGTTTTCGGATCATTCCTTGGGACATCACTGTCATTTACTACTATGTGGTTGGAGCTTGTTGGATTCTCTCACAAGACAACAGCACTCATCTCGAGTTTGTTTGTAGTTTCTCTGTCATGTGGCGCGGTTTTTGGAGGATTCGTAGGGGATGTATTGGCGAAGCACTTGCCTAATTCTGGTAGGATCATCGTCTCTCAGATAAGCACTGGTTCAGCTGTTCCCTTAGCTGCAATTCTGCTGCTGCTATCGCCTATAGATCCTTCCACAGCTCTGTTGCATGGTTTAGTCTTGTTTATATTGGGATTTTGCGCATCATGGACCGGTCCAGCAACAAACAG TCCAATATTTGCTGAGATAGTTCCTGAGAGAGCTCGGACAAGCATTTATGCTCTGGATCGATGTTTTGAGACCTTGTTAGCATCATTTGCTCCTCTTCTAGTTGGTACTTTAGCTCAACGAGTGTTCAGTTATAAGCCAATCACTGAGGGATCTTCGACCTCGGGGGAAATCGAAACAGACAGACAAAATGCTGCATCACTTGCCAAAGCAATGTACACTGCAATAGGCATTCCAATGGTTATTTGTTGCTCTATTTACTCCTTCCTGTACTTCACATATCCACGAGATAGGGATCGTGTTCTGTTGCAACAGATTCATGAATCGCGCAATCTTCCTTATGAAGAACAACAGCCCTTACTCGAGCACGACGAGCACAGACTTCTTTCAGTAAATTCATTGTGA
- the LOC101246430 gene encoding uncharacterized protein translates to MEKSTPARNSRTCTADLLNWSSEVPPPSSVSRSRQLSNGIGKVLFGGDVSDEEAESLYKRRPSSGYKLKEMIGSNIFSAGGKDVASESGPVNGNANIRTSVRIVQQGANGKSQISFGTEEKISQKTPTEVEKQDELSGDQENKTDSLSLSTVENISEEMPITLTEVEKQHELSGNQESKIRSKVKKQLSEAKSKELSGSNIFGPPIEVPPRSSKVARSLQPEESKDMGEPAPRVVHTSVKVSNPSGGQSSILFGGEPVVEPVKKIHNQKVAELNGNGIFKGDAVTPPGSSEKSLSRSKLREMSGSGIFSDGKAESRVCYGGVRKPPGGESSIRLF, encoded by the exons atggAGAAATCAACACCTGCACGGAATTCGAGAACATGCACGGCGGATCTGCTGAATTGGTCGTCGGAGGTTCCGCCGCCGTCGTCCGTTTCTCGTTCTCGTCAG CTTTCTAATGGAATCGGTAAGGTGTTGTTTGGAGGAGATGTTTCTGATGAGGAAGCTGAAAGCTTGTATAAAAG GAGACCTTCTTCAGGGTATAAACTGAAGGAGATGATCGGCAGCAATATATTTTCTGCTGGTGGTAAGGATGTTGCATCAGAATCTGGACCTGTTAACGGTAATGCTAACATCAGAACATCCGTGCGGATAGTTCAG CAAGGTGCAAATGGGAAAAGCCAGATTTCTTTTGGTACTGAAGAGAAGATCTCCCAGAAGACGCCTACTGAAGTAGAAAAGCAGGACGAGCTAAGTGGAGACCAAGAGAACAAGACAGATAGCCTTTCATTAAGTACTGTAGAAAATATCTCCGAGGAAATGCCTATCACTCTAACAGAAGTGGAAAAGCAACATGAGCTGAGTGGAAATCAAGAAAGCAAGATTCGTAGCAAGGTGAAGAAGCAGTTGTCGGAAGCAAAGAGCAAGGAACTTAGTGGAAGTAACATCTTTGGACCTCCCATAGAAGTTCCTCCAAGATCATCGAAAGTTGCTCGTTCATTGCAACCCGAAGAAAGCAAAGACATGGGTGAACCTGCTCCACGAGTTGTGCACACATCTGTCAAGGTTTCTAAT CCTTCTGGTGGTCAAAGTAGTATCTTGTTTGGCGGTGAACCTGTTGTGGAGCCAgtaaagaaaatacataaccAGAAAGTTGCAGAGTTGAACGGCAATGGCATCTTCAAGGGAGACGCTGTCACTCCTCCTGGATCTTCCGAGAAGTCACTGAGCAGGTCTAAGCTGAGAGAAATGAGTGGTAGCGGTATATTCTCCGATGGTAAAGCTGAATCCAGAGTTTGCTATGGTGGCGTTCGTAAACCACCAGGTGGAGAGAGCAGCATCAGATTATTTTAA
- the p34 gene encoding annexin: MESLKIPELVPSAAEDSQQLRKAFVGWGTDEECIIRILGHRNAAQRKLIRETYEAAYEKDLLQDLAGEISGDFQRVVHLWTMAPAERDACLVNEAIKHLPGSNCIIMEIACARSSVDLFKVRQNYQARYKKSLEEDVADHSTGDFRKLLVSLVTALRYEGEEVNMDLASDEAKILHEKISDKAYSDDELIRILSIRSKTQLNATFNQYNDKFGNAINKDLRANPKDQYLTLLRSAIKCLMEPEKYFEKVLRLAMKGIGTDEESLTRVVATRAEVDMELIKEKYYKRNSVTLESAISDDTSGDYGKMLLALIGHGNL, from the exons atggaaagtCTAAAAATTCCAGAATTGGTTCCTTCTGCAGCTGAGGATTCTCAACAACTAAGAAAAGCTTTTGTAG GATGGGGAACAGATGAAGAGTGTATTATTCGGATCTTAGGTCATCGAAATGCAGCTCAACGAAAGCTAATCAGAGAAACTTACGAAGCAGCTTATGAAAAAGATCTTCTCCAGGACTTGGCAGGAGAAATATCAGGTGACTTTCAG CGTGTAGTGCATTTGTGGACTATGGCTCCAGCTGAACGCGATGCATGTTTGGTTAACGAGGCTATCAAACATCTACCCGGTAGCAACTGCATTATCATGGAAATCGCGTGTGCTAGGTCTTCTGTTGATCTGTTTAAAGTGAGGCAGAACTACCAAGCTCGTTACAAGAAATCGCTTGAGGAAGATGTTGCTGATCACTCAACAGGGGATTTTCGTAAG CTTTTGGTTTCTCTTGTAACTGCGTTAAGATATGAAGGAGAAGAAGTGAATATGGACTTAGCAAGTGATGAAGCAAAGATACTACACGAGAAGATCTCTGATAAGGCTTATAGTGATGATGAGCTCATCAGAATTCTATCGATTCGGAGTAAAACACAGCtcaatgcaacatttaatcaGTACAATGATAAATTTGGTAATGCAATCAACAAG GATTTGAGAGCCAATCCTAAGGATCAATACTTGACCTTACTGAGATCAGCAATAAAGTGTTTGATGGAACCTGAGAAGTACTTTGAGAAAGTTCTTCGATTAGCAATGAAGGGGATTGGCACAGATGAAGAGTCTCTTACTAGAGTTGTTGCTACTCGAGCTGAAGTCGATATGGAACTCATCAAAGAGAAGTACTACAAGAGGAACAGTGTGACTCTGGAGAGTGCAATTTCTGATGACACTTCAGGAGACTATGGAAAAATGCTTTTAGCCTTAATTGGCCATGGAAATCTTTGA